One window of Treponema denticola genomic DNA carries:
- a CDS encoding DUF2628 domain-containing protein translates to MKNYSIYVNPIGDCVAVKNGWSWPAFFLNWLWACYKKLPAPAIIGLLIGIFVNYMLPFGSSVGESTAAILVFNLIMPIVFGAAGNGWVKARLISKGYSIEGSVSAESLEGAVLVFKTGNQQDNNYSSIVNVVTPQVSIPVQNEGEYKSCPYCGENIKKSAIKCRFCNASLQEPQIQNDVSVQKIEYAVVEKQEENKLCPFCGEEIKKAAIKCRYCHSNLNT, encoded by the coding sequence ATGAAAAATTATTCTATTTATGTTAATCCCATTGGGGATTGTGTTGCCGTAAAAAACGGTTGGTCTTGGCCTGCGTTTTTTTTAAACTGGCTTTGGGCCTGTTATAAAAAATTGCCTGCCCCTGCTATTATAGGGCTTTTAATTGGGATTTTTGTTAACTACATGCTACCATTCGGTTCAAGTGTAGGTGAGTCAACTGCTGCGATACTTGTTTTTAATTTAATTATGCCGATAGTTTTCGGTGCTGCCGGAAATGGATGGGTAAAAGCCAGGCTAATAAGCAAAGGCTACAGTATTGAAGGAAGTGTATCTGCTGAAAGTTTGGAAGGAGCTGTTTTAGTTTTTAAAACCGGAAATCAGCAAGATAATAATTATTCTTCAATAGTAAATGTTGTAACACCCCAAGTTTCAATTCCTGTTCAAAATGAAGGAGAATATAAATCATGTCCTTACTGCGGAGAAAATATAAAAAAATCCGCTATCAAATGCCGGTTTTGTAATGCCTCATTGCAGGAACCTCAAATACAAAATGATGTATCTGTACAAAAGATAGAATATGCTGTTGTAGAAAAACAAGAAGAAAACAAATTATGTCCTTTTTGCGGTGAGGAGATAAAAAAAGCTGCAATAAAATGCCGCTATTGTCATAGCAATCTAAACACTTAA
- a CDS encoding zinc ribbon domain-containing protein, protein MKKFDIYTDNSGHCVSVIESNFLWQAFIFTWAWAFIKRLYKQGMIYLFYILVSSFIIFMVYNNIEDIYYLETFASTEFYSVCGLFIILGALVFAAAGDDWIKSDLQKRNYKFEVSILAENKEQALSLFKTGQYKTISNENFNNVNLKKKPQIKTSTIEYKECPFCCEKIEKNALVCKYCNTSLVPKKTEKQENIAVQNVPVIEKVKESEYKLCPYCSEKIKKIAIKCRYCGSDLENTNSLNKEL, encoded by the coding sequence ATGAAAAAATTTGATATATATACTGATAATTCGGGGCATTGTGTTTCAGTTATTGAATCTAATTTTTTATGGCAAGCTTTTATCTTTACATGGGCGTGGGCATTTATTAAAAGATTGTATAAACAAGGTATGATTTATTTGTTTTACATATTGGTATCTTCTTTTATAATATTTATGGTTTATAATAATATTGAGGATATCTATTATCTTGAAACTTTTGCTAGTACTGAATTTTACTCTGTGTGTGGTTTATTCATTATTTTAGGTGCGCTTGTGTTTGCTGCAGCAGGAGATGATTGGATAAAATCTGATTTGCAAAAAAGAAATTATAAATTTGAAGTAAGTATACTTGCAGAAAATAAAGAACAAGCTCTTTCACTTTTTAAAACTGGCCAATATAAGACCATATCCAATGAAAATTTCAATAATGTAAATTTAAAGAAAAAGCCTCAGATAAAAACTTCTACCATAGAATATAAAGAATGTCCTTTTTGCTGCGAAAAAATAGAAAAAAATGCACTTGTTTGTAAGTATTGCAATACAAGTCTTGTGCCTAAAAAGACAGAAAAGCAGGAAAATATAGCAGTACAGAATGTTCCTGTTATCGAAAAAGTAAAGGAAAGCGAGTATAAATTATGTCCTTACTGCAGTGAGAAAATTAAAAAAATTGCAATAAAATGCAGATATTGCGGAAGCGATTTAGAAAATACAAATTCATTAAATAAGGAGTTATAA
- a CDS encoding zinc ribbon domain-containing protein yields MKKFDIYTNRLGNCVAVKVSSGEFSAGAFFFTWIWAFINKLYKQAIICLLYITVIQVIIYMFISGNPYHDVAEMPYIIIVGFFNLIASIFFGSAGNTLIKSNLQKRGYKFEVTILAENKEQAILLFKSGKYEVVTEESPNNVNSEDKPNENPPTIEYKECPFCCEKIEKNALVCKYCNTSLVPEKTEKQENITVQNIPVTEKVKESEYKLCPYCGEEIKKIAIKCRYCGSDLEEKKA; encoded by the coding sequence ATGAAAAAATTTGATATATATACTAATCGTTTAGGAAATTGCGTTGCAGTTAAAGTTTCTTCCGGAGAATTTTCAGCCGGTGCTTTTTTCTTTACATGGATTTGGGCTTTTATTAATAAGTTATACAAACAAGCCATTATTTGTTTGCTTTATATAACTGTAATCCAAGTTATAATTTATATGTTTATTTCTGGTAATCCCTATCATGATGTTGCAGAAATGCCATATATTATTATTGTAGGATTTTTTAATTTGATTGCCTCCATTTTTTTTGGCTCTGCAGGCAATACTTTGATAAAATCTAATTTACAAAAAAGAGGCTATAAATTTGAAGTAACCATACTTGCAGAAAATAAAGAACAAGCTATTCTACTTTTTAAAAGCGGCAAATATGAGGTCGTCACTGAGGAGAGTCCCAATAATGTAAATTCGGAAGATAAGCCTAATGAAAATCCTCCTACCATAGAATATAAAGAATGTCCTTTTTGCTGCGAAAAAATAGAAAAAAATGCACTTGTTTGTAAGTATTGCAATACAAGTCTTGTGCCTGAAAAGACAGAAAAGCAGGAAAATATAACAGTACAGAATATTCCTGTTACCGAAAAAGTAAAGGAAAGCGAGTATAAATTATGTCCTTACTGCGGTGAGGAAATTAAAAAAATTGCAATAAAGTGTAGATATTGCGGAAGCGATTTAGAGGAGAAAAAAGCATGA
- a CDS encoding RipA family octameric membrane protein: MKKENENEKVKPNAMDVYNFLWRGRDIELAHIWHRSIFFAVFIMGITSIYAIYFKDIFIHQFIKKDSFDCTAPMLVFGLIPIAITVIGIIFSMLWIMMAKGSKAWYEIYEDSIAKISDIDVFWDHQSIKNIYGDSIKELIFGKLSLKKETKCDKCLFSTNGGQFSVSKINIMIGIVFFILYIGLFIFHIGWMIRLYSCNHIPTLNCICFIISCFIIAGSICFICCFITKKVSSSYLNKQCI; this comes from the coding sequence ATGAAAAAAGAAAATGAAAATGAAAAAGTTAAACCTAATGCAATGGATGTTTATAATTTTTTATGGCGCGGCAGGGATATTGAACTTGCTCATATATGGCATAGATCTATTTTTTTTGCAGTTTTTATTATGGGAATAACAAGCATATATGCAATATATTTTAAAGATATCTTTATACATCAATTTATAAAAAAGGATTCGTTTGACTGTACGGCTCCAATGCTGGTGTTTGGTCTTATTCCGATAGCAATTACTGTGATAGGTATAATATTTTCTATGTTATGGATTATGATGGCAAAAGGTTCTAAAGCATGGTATGAAATATATGAGGATAGTATTGCAAAAATAAGCGATATTGATGTTTTCTGGGATCATCAAAGTATTAAAAATATATATGGCGACAGCATTAAAGAATTGATATTTGGCAAATTATCCTTAAAAAAAGAAACTAAATGTGATAAATGCTTATTTTCAACAAACGGAGGTCAATTTTCTGTTTCTAAAATAAATATCATGATAGGAATTGTTTTTTTTATTCTATACATAGGCTTATTTATCTTTCATATAGGATGGATGATTCGTTTATATTCATGTAATCATATTCCAACATTGAATTGTATATGCTTTATCATAAGTTGTTTTATTATTGCAGGGAGCATTTGTTTTATTTGTTGTTTTATCACAAAGAAAGTTTCTTCGTCTTATTTAAATAAACAATGTATATAA
- a CDS encoding DUF2141 domain-containing protein, which translates to MKKIIFIFTIILAVFTGLYSEETKIEFEVTLNITNIETIEGKLFLSIYQDAQSFKKKEPLKTVSVQVDGKEMTITEKLPQGEYVFFVYQDINENDKLDRNFLGMPKEPVGYGNHNGGRPGGFNKLKIEIKENKSVDIKLFKI; encoded by the coding sequence ATGAAAAAAATTATTTTTATTTTTACGATTATTTTGGCGGTTTTTACAGGTCTATATTCGGAAGAAACAAAGATCGAATTTGAGGTTACTCTTAATATTACCAACATCGAAACTATCGAAGGAAAACTATTTTTGAGTATCTATCAAGATGCACAATCTTTTAAGAAAAAAGAGCCTTTAAAGACTGTCAGCGTTCAAGTAGACGGTAAGGAAATGACAATAACGGAAAAACTTCCTCAGGGAGAATATGTTTTTTTTGTTTATCAAGACATTAACGAAAACGATAAACTGGATAGAAACTTTTTAGGCATGCCTAAGGAACCTGTAGGATACGGCAACCATAATGGCGGAAGGCCCGGAGGATTTAACAAGTTAAAAATAGAAATTAAAGAAAATAAAAGCGTAGATATTAAACTTTTTAAAATTTAA
- the dnaB gene encoding replicative DNA helicase: MDSVKNLKNKLPPHNMEAEKAVLGAILIDPDVFTFVRPILDASAFYSPQHQKIYKAISELDTQSQKADILILTDYLRSVNELDSVGGASYIASLTDEVPSSANYEFYAKIVLEAAIRRNLLKVSNKISADVFDDSISSRTVLEEAQKSIFDLTEAGNSATFKSLAEVIMPTLEVLQKLHERKGAYTGVPSGFGNLDNMTYGFQDSEFIIIGARPSVGKTALAMTMAAHIAIDEKIPTAFFSLEMSDMQLVQRLIASRAKINSNRIRSANLTARDFGKVSETCGMLYEAPFYLVDMPNMKLLDLRAIARQLCSPPYNVKIIFIDYITLITGENASIPRHEQIAEISRSLKSLARELNIPVVALSQLTRDAEGKKPGLADIRESGSLEQDADVVMFLHRERADTSEDEAKPIPTELILAKQRNGPIGTVPLLFLSQYTTFVTEAKEK, translated from the coding sequence ATGGATAGTGTAAAAAATTTAAAAAACAAGCTTCCGCCTCACAATATGGAAGCGGAAAAGGCTGTTTTGGGAGCTATTTTAATAGATCCTGATGTCTTTACCTTTGTAAGACCGATTTTAGATGCATCAGCTTTTTATTCTCCTCAGCACCAAAAGATATATAAGGCTATTTCGGAATTAGACACCCAGTCTCAAAAGGCGGATATTTTAATATTGACAGACTATCTTCGCTCGGTAAATGAATTGGATTCAGTCGGAGGGGCAAGCTATATAGCATCGCTTACGGATGAGGTTCCAAGCTCTGCAAACTACGAATTTTATGCAAAAATCGTGTTGGAAGCCGCTATAAGAAGAAATTTGCTAAAAGTTTCCAATAAAATTTCTGCAGATGTATTTGATGACAGCATATCGAGCCGAACAGTCTTGGAAGAAGCTCAAAAAAGCATATTTGACCTTACGGAAGCCGGCAATTCGGCGACTTTTAAGTCTTTGGCTGAGGTCATAATGCCTACTTTGGAGGTTCTCCAAAAACTACACGAACGCAAGGGAGCATACACCGGAGTTCCTTCAGGTTTCGGTAATTTGGATAATATGACCTATGGATTTCAGGATTCGGAATTTATAATAATAGGAGCCCGTCCATCCGTAGGAAAAACAGCCCTAGCCATGACCATGGCGGCCCACATCGCTATTGACGAAAAAATTCCGACAGCTTTTTTTTCTCTTGAAATGTCGGATATGCAGCTGGTACAGCGTTTGATAGCTTCAAGAGCAAAAATAAATTCGAACAGAATAAGGTCTGCAAACCTAACGGCCAGAGATTTTGGCAAGGTATCAGAAACTTGCGGTATGCTCTATGAAGCCCCGTTTTACCTTGTGGATATGCCGAATATGAAGCTTTTGGATTTAAGAGCCATAGCCCGCCAGCTTTGTAGTCCGCCCTATAACGTAAAAATCATTTTTATAGACTATATAACCCTTATTACCGGAGAAAATGCAAGCATACCGCGTCATGAACAGATTGCCGAAATTTCAAGGTCTCTAAAAAGTTTGGCAAGAGAACTGAATATTCCCGTAGTTGCCCTATCCCAGCTGACAAGGGATGCCGAAGGGAAAAAACCGGGGCTTGCCGATATAAGGGAATCGGGTTCTCTTGAACAGGATGCCGATGTGGTCATGTTTTTACACCGTGAAAGAGCCGACACAAGCGAAGATGAAGCAAAACCTATTCCGACCGAGCTCATTTTGGCAAAACAAAGAAACGGCCCCATAGGCACTGTCCCGCTCTTGTTTTTATCCCAATATACGACCTTTGTTACCGAAGCTAAAGAAAAATGA
- a CDS encoding OmpA family protein, which yields MKKVRVLLLLLSVLFMFSCKSAPKQKEEKPAEPEKTQEQEVVKEETDKKTEEKNMPDDYYTVYFAPQSYQIDQFTAQILKEIGEDLKAKNVEKIVIYGHSAKLDSQKDEDRIALQRAIAVASYFQKMKLFDANNIIVEGKGAREPARNHSEITDRFKNRRVEIHSVK from the coding sequence TTGAAAAAAGTAAGAGTATTACTTTTACTATTGTCTGTTCTTTTTATGTTTTCCTGTAAGTCTGCTCCCAAACAGAAAGAAGAAAAGCCGGCTGAACCTGAAAAAACTCAAGAACAAGAAGTAGTAAAGGAAGAAACAGATAAGAAAACGGAAGAAAAAAATATGCCCGATGATTATTACACGGTATATTTTGCACCGCAATCTTATCAAATCGATCAGTTTACCGCACAAATACTAAAAGAAATAGGCGAAGATCTAAAAGCAAAAAACGTAGAGAAAATCGTCATTTATGGTCACAGTGCAAAACTGGATTCACAAAAAGATGAAGATCGTATTGCATTACAGCGGGCAATTGCTGTTGCAAGCTATTTTCAAAAAATGAAGCTGTTTGATGCGAACAATATAATCGTCGAAGGTAAAGGAGCACGTGAACCTGCCCGAAACCATTCAGAGATTACTGACCGCTTCAAAAACCGAAGAGTCGAAATTCACAGTGTTAAATAA
- a CDS encoding OmpL47-type beta-barrel domain-containing protein codes for MIKKIFFAALCSLLVVSAWAQAPSIVGTDYVRPAIHYVEEGTNYVNSDVFFKLRSTDKETGLDFVEFALNGADFMRYKNPFQLLEEGKYDISYRGFDNSGNLELPKTLSVIVDNTAPDTMIKTTAPLYNDGVVVYCSADTKWYVSAADIVGGSGVAAGYMGTDLNSLKMSGNGKESEQTYVSLDGEGPVNLYYTAIDNVGNLAPIKLLAVTIDRTAPVVSIANSNRLINKDEKYMVFPSDTVVDEEGRVIVSTSETVSFAAKDNLSGVDAIYVKVNDGEYTKYVEPIRFTQNAVYNIEVKAIDNVGNVSEPVMYTFYVDQITPNSDVDIIDRSGNLIPATTPANAQ; via the coding sequence ATGATTAAAAAAATTTTTTTTGCAGCCTTATGTTCACTTTTAGTTGTTTCAGCTTGGGCACAGGCTCCTTCTATTGTAGGAACAGACTATGTCCGCCCCGCAATTCACTATGTTGAAGAAGGCACCAACTATGTAAACAGTGATGTCTTTTTTAAACTAAGATCAACCGATAAAGAAACCGGTCTTGACTTTGTAGAATTTGCCTTGAACGGTGCAGATTTTATGAGATACAAGAACCCCTTCCAACTTCTCGAAGAAGGAAAATATGATATTTCATACAGAGGATTTGATAACAGCGGAAATCTGGAATTGCCCAAAACTTTGTCGGTAATCGTAGACAATACGGCTCCTGATACAATGATCAAGACAACAGCACCTTTGTACAATGACGGTGTAGTAGTTTATTGCTCAGCCGATACAAAGTGGTATGTTTCTGCAGCCGACATAGTCGGAGGATCAGGCGTAGCAGCCGGTTACATGGGAACGGATCTTAACTCTCTTAAAATGTCCGGAAACGGAAAAGAGTCGGAGCAGACCTATGTTTCTTTAGATGGTGAAGGGCCTGTAAACCTTTATTACACAGCTATTGACAATGTAGGAAACCTTGCTCCTATTAAGTTACTCGCAGTTACTATCGACAGAACAGCACCCGTTGTAAGCATTGCAAATTCAAACCGTCTTATCAACAAGGACGAGAAGTACATGGTATTTCCCAGCGATACTGTTGTAGATGAAGAAGGCAGAGTTATTGTTTCTACAAGTGAAACCGTTTCATTTGCAGCAAAAGATAACCTTTCAGGCGTTGATGCAATTTATGTAAAAGTAAATGACGGAGAATATACCAAGTATGTAGAACCGATCAGATTTACACAAAATGCAGTTTACAACATCGAAGTTAAGGCTATCGATAATGTAGGCAATGTTTCTGAGCCTGTTATGTACACATTCTATGTTGATCAGATTACACCTAATTCGGATGTTGACATAATCGACAGGTCCGGGAATCTTATTCCGGCCACAACCCCCGCAAATGCCCAGTAA
- a CDS encoding s-methyl-5-thioribose-1-phosphate isomerase, whose product MSDIKKQPREDYNLGFILQYENVAWFDEECGEVRILDRRIYPEKKEFCICKTYMEVAKAITDMVTQSGGPFSAAGMGMALAAYQGKNLSKTAYLEFMKEAAYALSHARPTTSKAMQLITAESFSLFERLIQSGLSSNEIITSLKQNAVEQNNLRYKKNTAAGSFFADLVPDGSSILTQCFGETTVGGYLRRFKETGKNIKVFCAETRPYFQGARLTASLAYDMGFETTVITDNMIALLMSEKKIDFCVSASDVISLDGSIINKIGTLQIAIAASYFGIPYYAIGFPDKNYVSAKEVKIEYRNPEEALYAMGKRTAILPDEKSRKNRGSISGLYPAFDITPYELCTGIITDKGFFNPGAKAIGNL is encoded by the coding sequence ATGAGCGATATTAAAAAACAGCCTAGAGAAGATTATAACTTAGGCTTTATTTTGCAATATGAAAATGTTGCTTGGTTTGATGAAGAATGCGGAGAGGTGCGTATTTTAGACAGGCGTATTTATCCCGAAAAAAAAGAATTTTGTATATGTAAAACATATATGGAAGTTGCAAAGGCTATTACCGATATGGTAACCCAAAGCGGCGGGCCATTTTCAGCGGCCGGTATGGGTATGGCACTTGCTGCTTATCAAGGAAAAAATCTTTCAAAAACGGCATACCTTGAGTTTATGAAAGAGGCAGCCTATGCTCTATCCCATGCCCGTCCTACCACAAGCAAGGCAATGCAGCTTATTACAGCCGAATCATTTAGCCTTTTTGAAAGACTCATCCAAAGCGGATTGTCTTCAAATGAAATTATTACCTCCTTAAAACAAAATGCGGTGGAACAAAACAATCTCAGGTATAAAAAAAATACGGCAGCCGGCTCTTTTTTTGCCGATTTGGTTCCGGACGGCTCTTCAATTTTAACCCAATGTTTCGGAGAAACTACAGTCGGAGGATATTTACGCAGGTTTAAAGAAACCGGTAAAAATATAAAGGTTTTTTGTGCCGAAACCCGTCCATATTTTCAAGGAGCCCGATTGACCGCTTCTTTGGCCTATGACATGGGTTTTGAGACAACCGTTATTACCGACAATATGATAGCCCTTTTAATGAGCGAAAAAAAAATTGACTTTTGTGTTTCAGCTTCCGATGTCATAAGCCTTGACGGTTCTATCATAAACAAAATAGGAACCCTTCAAATTGCTATAGCTGCAAGTTACTTTGGTATTCCTTATTACGCAATAGGCTTTCCCGATAAAAACTATGTTTCGGCAAAAGAGGTAAAAATCGAATATAGAAATCCCGAAGAAGCTCTTTATGCTATGGGAAAAAGGACGGCTATTCTGCCTGATGAGAAAAGCAGAAAAAATCGAGGTTCAATCTCAGGGCTTTATCCTGCCTTTGATATAACGCCTTATGAGCTTTGTACAGGTATAATTACGGATAAAGGCTTTTTCAACCCGGGAGCTAAAGCTATAGGGAACCTCTAA
- the tig gene encoding trigger factor, producing MDYEKNVTLKEKSHAELSVKIKKADVQESYKKLLNKYSKELQIPGFRKGKVPVSVLETKYGDAIKGDLAGDLIEESLKEIFESLDEYERPLPYSYPELNEKPELKVDEDFSFTVHYDVFPKVEIKKTEGFTVEVPEASVSDDDIKKELERLQERNALVTSCKEGTSAEKDHIATIDYCELDDEGKTIKGTERKDFVFTIGSGLNIYKIDDDIIGMKKGESKEITKTFPEDDSNKDLAGKTKKIKVTLTALKYKDLPALDDDFAQDINEKYKNLDELKADIKKKFEISVEEKIKSLQKNALTEQMVKEHTIDLPESMVRAELESRWMMMANQFRTTPEELEKMFGKGPQSKASLLEGWREDSEKTLKERVLIETLLKEKNIEVSDDEIEAEYVRLSERMDIALDELKKYYSNPREKEYLSEGLKEEKLFKALYEKSTIKKGKKIAFDELLKD from the coding sequence ATGGACTACGAAAAGAACGTAACTCTTAAAGAAAAATCACATGCGGAACTTTCAGTAAAAATCAAAAAGGCTGATGTTCAAGAAAGCTATAAAAAACTGCTCAACAAATATTCAAAAGAGCTTCAAATACCGGGATTTAGAAAAGGAAAGGTTCCCGTATCCGTACTTGAAACAAAATACGGCGATGCTATCAAGGGAGATCTTGCAGGAGACCTAATCGAAGAGTCCTTAAAAGAAATCTTTGAATCTCTTGATGAATATGAAAGACCTCTCCCCTACTCTTATCCCGAACTAAACGAAAAACCCGAATTAAAAGTTGATGAAGACTTTTCTTTTACGGTCCACTATGATGTCTTCCCCAAGGTAGAAATTAAAAAAACGGAAGGCTTTACTGTTGAAGTGCCGGAAGCAAGCGTTTCCGATGACGACATAAAAAAAGAGCTTGAAAGACTTCAAGAGCGGAATGCCCTTGTTACATCCTGTAAAGAAGGAACTTCAGCCGAAAAAGACCATATTGCAACAATCGATTATTGCGAACTTGATGATGAAGGAAAAACAATCAAGGGCACCGAAAGAAAAGATTTTGTATTTACAATAGGTTCAGGCCTAAATATCTATAAGATTGATGATGATATAATCGGCATGAAAAAAGGTGAATCTAAAGAAATCACAAAGACTTTCCCCGAGGATGATTCAAACAAGGACCTTGCCGGAAAAACAAAGAAAATCAAGGTAACTCTTACAGCTCTTAAATACAAGGATTTACCGGCCCTTGATGATGACTTTGCTCAAGACATAAATGAAAAGTATAAGAACTTGGACGAACTAAAGGCCGATATCAAAAAAAAGTTTGAAATAAGTGTAGAAGAAAAAATCAAATCTTTACAAAAAAATGCTTTAACCGAACAAATGGTAAAAGAACATACAATAGACCTGCCTGAATCTATGGTAAGAGCAGAACTTGAATCCAGATGGATGATGATGGCTAATCAATTTAGAACCACGCCTGAAGAACTTGAAAAAATGTTCGGTAAAGGCCCGCAATCAAAAGCAAGTCTTTTAGAAGGCTGGAGAGAAGATTCCGAGAAGACCTTAAAAGAAAGAGTTTTAATTGAAACCCTTCTTAAAGAAAAAAATATTGAAGTAAGCGATGACGAGATTGAGGCCGAATATGTCCGTTTATCCGAAAGAATGGATATCGCTCTTGATGAGCTGAAAAAATATTATTCCAACCCTCGCGAAAAAGAATATTTAAGCGAAGGTCTAAAAGAAGAAAAACTTTTTAAAGCTCTTTATGAAAAATCGACAATCAAAAAAGGCAAAAAAATTGCCTTTGATGAACTTTTAAAAGATTAA
- the clpP gene encoding ATP-dependent Clp endopeptidase proteolytic subunit ClpP, protein MSTLVPYVIEQTGNGERSYDIFSRLLKDRIIFVDGEITDMSADLVVAQLLFLEAQNPDKDISLYINSPGGSVTAGLAIYDTMQHIRPDVQTICLGQCASMGAVLLAGGAKNKRYALPSSRVMIHQPWGGVQGQAVDINIQAKEIVRLKKLTIKYFAENTGKTEKQVAADMERDFFMSAEEALTYGIIDTVMNRRKDG, encoded by the coding sequence ATGAGTACACTTGTACCTTATGTAATTGAACAAACCGGAAACGGAGAACGCAGCTATGATATTTTCTCGCGTCTTTTAAAGGATAGAATTATCTTTGTAGACGGAGAAATAACCGATATGTCTGCCGATTTGGTTGTAGCCCAGCTTTTATTTTTAGAGGCCCAAAATCCCGATAAGGATATCAGCCTCTATATAAATAGTCCCGGAGGTTCTGTAACGGCAGGCCTTGCGATTTACGATACTATGCAGCACATTCGTCCCGATGTACAAACAATTTGCTTGGGGCAATGTGCCAGTATGGGCGCAGTCCTTTTGGCCGGAGGAGCAAAAAATAAACGCTATGCCCTCCCCTCATCCCGTGTCATGATTCACCAACCATGGGGCGGAGTTCAAGGACAGGCAGTAGATATCAATATCCAAGCTAAAGAAATTGTAAGATTAAAAAAACTTACCATTAAATACTTTGCGGAAAATACCGGCAAGACGGAAAAACAGGTAGCCGCCGATATGGAAAGAGATTTCTTTATGTCGGCTGAAGAAGCCTTAACCTACGGTATTATCGATACTGTTATGAATAGGAGAAAAGATGGCTAG
- the clpX gene encoding ATP-dependent Clp protease ATP-binding subunit ClpX: MARNRMGGALICSFCNKPESSERFVVPGPGGIAICDRCVDLCESYIKSYKTVRPVDRSGPIPTPQELKDYLDEYVIGQEQAKRVLSVAVYNHYKRIMNPPLKDDVVIEKSNVLLLGPTGSGKTLLAKTLAQKMQVPFAIADATTLTEAGYVGEDVENILLKLIQNANGDIKEAERGIIFIDEIDKISRKSENVSITRDVSGEGVQQALLKIIEGTSASVPPQGGRKHPNQDMLKIDTTNILFICGGAFVGLDKIVEARISTKPIGFGAEVKKLSEKNLTELYDQVSPDDLVKFGLIPELIGRIPIKVALNELTKEDLTRILIEPKNAIIKQFQATFKLDNVDLHFDKDAITAIAQQAIDQNTGARGLRSIVEKLMLDAMFEAPSLTGRKELVINKKMIGSNSSKPKIKLLGEKTA; the protein is encoded by the coding sequence ATGGCTAGAAATAGAATGGGCGGAGCTTTAATATGCTCTTTTTGTAATAAACCTGAAAGCTCTGAACGCTTTGTAGTTCCGGGTCCCGGAGGTATTGCCATCTGCGATAGATGTGTAGATCTTTGCGAAAGCTATATAAAATCGTATAAGACTGTCAGGCCTGTTGACCGTTCAGGCCCCATTCCAACACCTCAAGAACTAAAAGACTATCTTGATGAATATGTAATAGGCCAAGAACAGGCAAAGAGAGTTCTATCTGTAGCCGTTTATAACCACTATAAGCGGATAATGAATCCTCCTTTAAAAGATGATGTAGTCATAGAAAAGTCAAATGTCCTTTTACTTGGTCCTACAGGATCGGGTAAAACTCTTTTAGCAAAAACACTTGCACAAAAAATGCAGGTACCCTTTGCCATAGCCGATGCAACAACCTTGACTGAAGCAGGCTATGTAGGCGAAGATGTCGAAAATATTCTCCTTAAGCTTATTCAAAATGCAAACGGAGATATAAAAGAAGCCGAAAGAGGCATAATTTTTATCGATGAAATCGATAAGATTTCCAGAAAGAGCGAAAACGTTTCCATTACCCGCGATGTATCAGGCGAAGGTGTTCAACAAGCACTTTTAAAAATAATCGAAGGAACCTCAGCCTCCGTCCCCCCACAGGGCGGCAGAAAGCACCCTAATCAGGATATGCTTAAAATAGATACAACAAATATTCTCTTTATCTGCGGAGGAGCCTTTGTTGGTTTGGATAAGATAGTGGAAGCCCGCATTTCTACAAAGCCCATAGGCTTCGGTGCCGAGGTTAAAAAACTGAGTGAAAAAAATCTTACCGAGTTGTATGATCAAGTTTCACCGGATGATTTGGTAAAATTCGGGCTTATTCCGGAACTGATAGGACGAATCCCGATAAAGGTTGCCTTAAATGAACTTACAAAAGAAGACCTAACACGCATATTGATTGAACCCAAAAATGCCATCATAAAGCAGTTTCAGGCAACCTTTAAACTTGATAATGTCGATCTTCACTTTGACAAAGATGCAATCACAGCCATTGCTCAGCAGGCTATAGACCAAAATACGGGAGCCAGAGGTTTACGTTCTATTGTCGAAAAGCTCATGCTGGATGCAATGTTTGAAGCCCCATCCTTAACCGGTAGAAAAGAGCTTGTAATAAATAAAAAAATGATAGGAAGCAATTCGTCAAAGCCTAAGATAAAACTTCTTGGCGAAAAAACGGCTTAA